From the genome of Triticum aestivum cultivar Chinese Spring chromosome 3B, IWGSC CS RefSeq v2.1, whole genome shotgun sequence, one region includes:
- the LOC123071885 gene encoding uncharacterized protein, with protein sequence MKATHTTLLLAVAFLVLASEATVKADDICAGSVHKTPIPCDLPGCLHICRENANGLGPCPTCNWTANCNAYTGLCECNICMPPPSAPSQQ encoded by the exons ATGAAGGCTACACATACTACGCTGCTCCTGGCAGTCGCCTTCCTCGTGCTAGCATCAG AGGCCACGGTGAAGGCGGATGACATTTGTGCAGGGTCAGTTCACAAGACGCCGATACCGTGTGACCTCCCGGGTTGCCTGCACATTTGCCGCGAGAATGCGAATGGGCTAGGGCCGTGCCCTACTTGCAACTGGACTGCTAACTGCAACGCGTATACTGGATTATGCGAGTGCAATATCTGCATGCCTCCTCCTTCTGCTCCTAGCCAACAATAA